The Pseudomonadota bacterium sequence TGATTTTGTCCGGCTGGCAAAATCACCATCCTGGCCGATTGGCTTTAGGAATTGTCGATATTGGCCCATAATTTCCTGACAGAGATTTTCAATATAAGTATCTATTTTTGCTGATTGCCGTATCCTTTCCGGATCATAGTCCGGTTCCCGGACATGGCTGTAATCCACCCCGGCCATGGCCAGCACAATGCCCAGGTTGACATAGGGCAGGGCCCCCTGGATTGCATAGCCGCCTTCCAGGACGGCAATGTCAGGGCTCAGTTTTTCATTGAGCCGGGCATAGCCCTGGGCGGAAAAACTCATGTTGGTAATCGGATCGGTGTAATGGTTATCCTGACCGGCGGAATTGATAATCAAGTCAGGCTTGAAATCCTCCAGGATTGGCAGGACAACTTCATCCATAACATATAAAAAACCGCTGTCGGATGTCTGGGGTGGCAGGGGGATGTTAATGGTTCTGCCGATGGCATTTGGTCCTCCCCGTTCACTCACAAAGCCGGATCCTGGATAGAGGGTACGACCATCCTGATGCAGGGAAATAAAAAGCGTGTCAGGGTCATGCCAATAGATATTCTGAGTTCCATCACCATGATGGCAATCCGTGTCGACGATGGCAATCTTACACTGTCCATAAGTTTCCCGGATAAATTCAATCATTACCGCTTCATTGTTGATGTTGCAGAAACCGCGGTTGCCATGTACCACCTTCATGGCATGGTGGCCGGGTGGCCGGACGATGGCAAACGCTTTTTCAACCTTCTTTTCCATCACCAGCTGGGCTGCTTTAATAGCTCCTCCGGCGGCGATCAGGTGTGATTCTGTGGCAACCGCACCGACATTTGGATAACAGAAGTGGGTGCGATCGATATCCACCGGAGTGGCAATATCCGGTTTGTATTCATTGATGCCGTTGATATCAAAAACCCCTTCTTCCCGCAGCTGGTCCTGAGTATAGAGCAGCCGTTCCTCCCGTTCGGGATGGGTGGCGTCAATGGCCCAGTCATAGGCCGGGAAAAAAATAACCCCCAGTTTATTATCAGCGGAAATCATGAGGTTTGCAATCCTTTTCGATATTCCTGTTCGATTCCGGGTTTAAGCTGGCAACTGACCCGGATATTTTTGCCGACGGTAAAATAGTTGCTGATCATGTTGAAAGAATCAGCTTCAACTGTTTCAATATCATTTTCATTGATATCTTTATGGTCGTAGTGCTGCAGGTAGGCTGCCAATGATGTTTTGCCTTTGGAAATAGCATCATCAAGGGAGTACTGGAAGGGTATTTTTTCGACAACTTCCAGTACCGGAATCATCAGGGTTTTCTTTTCGGTGTCGGCAAAGAGTTCTATTTCCATGGTGGAGCGGGTAAGGGCGGCGCCGATGGCATTGGCAATGGCATAATCATGGGGTACGGTTTCCGGTATTTTGAAAGCTTTGGCCAGTATGCCGGCTATGGAGGCAGCCGGACCACCCATGATATAGATTTTTTTTGGGGCCAGTTTCCGGTTGGCAAGCATTTCATGCACAGTGTAAACCGGACG is a genomic window containing:
- a CDS encoding histone deacetylase gives rise to the protein MISADNKLGVIFFPAYDWAIDATHPEREERLLYTQDQLREEGVFDINGINEYKPDIATPVDIDRTHFCYPNVGAVATESHLIAAGGAIKAAQLVMEKKVEKAFAIVRPPGHHAMKVVHGNRGFCNINNEAVMIEFIRETYGQCKIAIVDTDCHHGDGTQNIYWHDPDTLFISLHQDGRTLYPGSGFVSERGGPNAIGRTINIPLPPQTSDSGFLYVMDEVVLPILEDFKPDLIINSAGQDNHYTDPITNMSFSAQGYARLNEKLSPDIAVLEGGYAIQGALPYVNLGIVLAMAGVDYSHVREPDYDPERIRQSAKIDTYIENLCQEIMGQYRQFLKPIGQDGDFASRTKSVYYDTDGISDEQTEKVIICSACAGLRIIESKSSVNDRCLGIEIPINACPRCQDAGHRYLKDAKNAMRYRFIKLINRVDKEYQSFNQEEMSPRNKYFF